One part of the Deltaproteobacteria bacterium genome encodes these proteins:
- a CDS encoding lipoate--protein ligase family protein, translated as MKYLDLTLPSPEENLACDEALLHFCENHEEEPGALRFWESPNHFIVLGYSNKLNAEVHVEKCKTRGVPVLRRFSGGGTVVQGPGCLNYALVMANHQLGDTLDIIASFHFVLERHRDAVARLLGQEVQIAGISDLAVDGVKFSGNAQYRSRNFTLFHGTFLLGFDVALIEALLPMPSRQPHYRRARGHKDFVRNIPLGRHELCAALKHAWQALAPAERFNPSTVGQYVKQRYGRAEWIGKF; from the coding sequence ATGAAATATCTCGACCTCACACTGCCGTCACCCGAGGAAAATCTCGCTTGCGATGAAGCGTTGCTGCATTTTTGCGAGAACCACGAGGAGGAACCGGGCGCGCTACGCTTCTGGGAGTCGCCGAACCATTTCATCGTACTCGGTTATTCTAACAAGTTGAATGCCGAAGTTCACGTCGAAAAATGCAAAACGCGGGGCGTGCCGGTTTTGCGCCGTTTTAGCGGCGGCGGCACGGTGGTCCAGGGGCCGGGTTGTCTCAATTACGCCCTCGTCATGGCCAATCACCAATTAGGCGACACCCTCGACATTATCGCGTCGTTCCATTTTGTCTTGGAACGCCACCGCGACGCAGTGGCCAGACTGTTGGGACAGGAGGTTCAGATCGCCGGTATCAGCGATCTTGCTGTTGACGGTGTGAAGTTCTCCGGCAACGCGCAATATCGTAGCCGCAACTTCACGCTGTTTCATGGGACGTTTCTCTTGGGGTTCGACGTGGCGCTGATCGAGGCGCTCTTGCCGATGCCTTCCCGACAGCCGCATTATCGCCGCGCCCGCGGCCACAAAGATTTCGTCAGAAACATTCCGCTGGGTCGACACGAGTTGTGCGCGGCGCTCAAACACGCGTGGCAAGCGCTCGCGCCAGCCGAGCGGTTCAATCCCAGTACGGTTGGACAATACGTGAAGCAGCGCTACGGCCGAGCCGAATGGATTGGAAAATTTTGA
- a CDS encoding serine/threonine protein phosphatase, whose protein sequence is MSSFVIGDIHGCLSELSYLIEDLPLASGDRLVFLGDYIDRGPDSKGVISYLLDLQRENSYDLVFLKGNHEDMLLSYLGFGGNHGDVFLANGGKPTLESYGVPSAVDDFRELTMRMPKEHLQFYRELKSFYVMGSYFCVHAGIHPAILLEAQSETEMLWIRNQFIYRSHRLPYTVLFGHTPQNEVFFDLPYKIGLDTGLVYGNLLSCLDTDAKILYQIKRGKKSVKQSSIAKKWESRPPLWTP, encoded by the coding sequence ATGAGCTCCTTCGTTATCGGCGACATCCACGGTTGTCTATCCGAGCTCAGCTACTTAATCGAAGATCTGCCGCTAGCGAGCGGCGATCGCTTGGTCTTCCTCGGCGACTATATCGACCGCGGCCCCGATTCCAAGGGCGTCATCTCCTACCTATTGGATCTGCAACGTGAAAATAGCTACGACTTGGTTTTTCTCAAAGGCAACCACGAAGACATGCTGCTTTCCTATCTTGGCTTCGGCGGCAATCACGGCGACGTTTTTCTAGCCAACGGCGGCAAGCCAACGCTCGAGAGCTACGGCGTGCCGAGCGCGGTCGATGACTTCCGCGAGCTCACCATGCGCATGCCGAAGGAGCACCTGCAGTTCTACCGGGAGCTAAAAAGTTTCTATGTGATGGGCTCCTATTTTTGCGTGCATGCCGGCATCCATCCGGCAATACTGCTCGAAGCTCAAAGCGAAACGGAAATGCTCTGGATCCGCAATCAATTCATCTACCGCTCACATCGCCTCCCCTATACCGTGTTGTTCGGCCACACGCCGCAGAACGAAGTTTTCTTCGACTTGCCCTACAAGATCGGCCTAGACACAGGTTTGGTGTATGGCAATTTATTGAGCTGTCTAGATACCGACGCGAAAATCCTGTATCAAATAAAGCGAGGCAAAAAATCGGTGAAGCAAAGTTCCATTGCTAAGAAATGGGAAAGCCGCCCGCCGCTTTGGACTCCTTGA
- the aceE gene encoding pyruvate dehydrogenase (acetyl-transferring), homodimeric type codes for MEIDDKNTPNGVNANGQRDAKGLRSEKHRWIESLEYTLEYILKNEQAEQATILVDELIERLRESGLKIPFTVNTPYVNTIPPEKEPAFPGNREIERRIKSYVRWNAMAMVVKANRLHPDIGGHISTFASSATLYEVAQNHFFRGGDNGQLADMIYFQGHASPGIYSRAYVEWRINAPKLHHFRQELSQVGGLPSYPHPYLLPDFWQFPSVSMGLAPIMSIYQARFSRYMQARGLISGEEPKIWCFCGDGEMDEPEASGALSLAGRENLDNLVWVVNCNLQRLDGPVRGNGKIIQELESLFRGAGWNVIKVIWGSDWDPLLAADDSGLLLKRMEEAVDGDYQKYSVEPGSYTRKHFFGKYPELRELANKLSDDQIRKLLRGGHDPKKVYTAYKAAVEHRGAPTVILAKTVKGYGMGEAGEGRNITHQQKKMNERELREFRTRFDVPLPDEEVVETPFYRPPLDSEETQYLLARRKKLGGFVPSRKVKAAPLTVPSADEYAEFLKGSGDHAMSTTMATVRLLTKLLRHEQIGKRIVPIIPDEARTFGMDSLFRQFGIYSSKGQLYEPVDSDALLFYNETKDGQILEEGITEAGATSSLIAAGTAYANLGVNMIPFYFYYSMFGFQRIGDLVWAAADSKAKGFVLGATAGRTTLNGEGLQHQDGHSHLLASTIPTLYTYDAAFGYEIAVIIQDGLRRMYAENEEHFYYLTLYNENYPMPAMPEGAEEGILRGLYKVKAANKGKKYKVHLLGSGPILREALQAQELLAEQFDVSADVWSATSYKLLRGEALNAKRWNMLHPTAPPKISYLEATLQKQEGVFVAVSDYMKAVPDQIAPWVPGGLMTLGTDGFGRSDTRANLRRFFEVDAPLTTIAALYALYQKEAFPAHVVDEAIRKLGVDPEKPFPFYV; via the coding sequence ATGGAAATTGACGACAAGAACACCCCCAACGGTGTTAATGCCAATGGCCAGCGTGATGCCAAAGGACTCCGCTCCGAAAAGCATAGATGGATTGAGTCGCTCGAATACACCCTGGAATACATCCTCAAGAATGAGCAAGCCGAACAAGCGACGATCTTAGTCGACGAGTTGATCGAGCGGCTACGCGAGTCCGGCCTCAAGATACCGTTCACGGTCAACACCCCCTACGTCAATACAATACCGCCGGAAAAGGAGCCCGCGTTTCCGGGCAACCGCGAGATCGAACGACGGATCAAGAGCTACGTGCGCTGGAACGCCATGGCCATGGTGGTCAAGGCCAACCGTTTGCACCCGGATATTGGCGGTCACATTTCCACCTTCGCCTCCTCGGCGACGCTCTACGAAGTCGCGCAAAATCATTTCTTTCGCGGCGGCGACAATGGGCAGTTGGCCGATATGATCTATTTTCAAGGGCATGCGTCGCCCGGCATCTACTCGCGCGCCTACGTGGAATGGCGCATCAACGCGCCCAAGCTGCATCATTTCCGTCAAGAATTATCGCAGGTCGGCGGCCTGCCTTCTTATCCTCATCCCTATTTGCTGCCGGATTTTTGGCAGTTTCCCTCGGTGTCGATGGGGCTTGCGCCCATCATGTCCATCTATCAGGCACGCTTTTCGCGCTACATGCAGGCGCGCGGCTTGATCAGCGGCGAGGAGCCAAAGATTTGGTGCTTCTGCGGCGACGGCGAAATGGACGAGCCGGAGGCATCGGGCGCGCTTTCTCTGGCCGGCCGGGAAAACCTCGACAATCTTGTCTGGGTGGTCAATTGCAATCTGCAGCGGCTCGACGGCCCGGTGCGCGGCAACGGCAAAATCATTCAAGAACTGGAATCGCTTTTTCGCGGCGCCGGTTGGAACGTAATAAAAGTCATCTGGGGTTCGGATTGGGATCCGCTCTTGGCCGCCGACGACAGCGGCCTCTTGCTCAAGCGCATGGAAGAAGCCGTCGACGGCGACTATCAAAAATATTCCGTCGAGCCCGGCAGCTACACGCGCAAGCACTTCTTCGGCAAATATCCCGAGCTGCGCGAGTTGGCCAACAAGCTCAGCGACGATCAGATTCGCAAACTCTTGCGCGGCGGCCACGATCCGAAAAAAGTCTATACTGCCTACAAAGCCGCCGTCGAACATCGCGGTGCGCCAACCGTCATTCTAGCGAAAACAGTTAAAGGCTACGGCATGGGCGAAGCCGGCGAGGGGCGCAATATCACCCACCAGCAAAAGAAAATGAATGAGCGCGAGCTGCGCGAGTTTCGCACCCGCTTCGATGTGCCGCTGCCCGACGAGGAAGTGGTCGAAACCCCCTTCTACCGGCCGCCGCTCGATAGCGAGGAAACCCAGTATTTGTTAGCGCGACGCAAGAAACTCGGCGGCTTTGTGCCCTCGCGCAAAGTCAAAGCCGCACCTTTGACGGTCCCCTCGGCCGATGAATATGCCGAGTTCCTCAAAGGCTCCGGCGATCATGCCATGTCGACGACCATGGCGACCGTGCGGCTGCTCACCAAGCTCCTGCGCCATGAACAGATCGGCAAGCGCATCGTGCCGATCATCCCCGACGAGGCACGCACCTTTGGCATGGACTCGCTGTTTCGCCAGTTCGGCATTTATTCGTCTAAAGGCCAGCTCTACGAGCCGGTGGACAGCGACGCGTTGCTCTTCTACAACGAAACCAAAGACGGACAGATTCTCGAAGAGGGCATTACCGAAGCGGGAGCGACGTCGTCGCTCATCGCGGCCGGCACCGCCTACGCCAACCTCGGCGTTAACATGATTCCGTTTTACTTTTACTACTCGATGTTCGGCTTCCAACGCATCGGCGACTTGGTCTGGGCGGCTGCTGACAGCAAGGCCAAAGGTTTTGTCCTCGGCGCCACGGCGGGCCGCACGACGCTCAACGGCGAAGGGCTGCAGCATCAAGACGGCCACAGCCATCTGCTCGCGAGCACGATTCCTACACTCTATACCTACGACGCCGCATTCGGCTATGAGATCGCCGTGATCATTCAAGACGGCCTCCGCCGCATGTACGCCGAGAACGAAGAACATTTTTATTATCTAACGCTCTACAACGAAAACTATCCGATGCCAGCGATGCCCGAAGGTGCCGAAGAGGGCATCCTCAGAGGGCTCTACAAAGTCAAGGCAGCGAACAAGGGCAAAAAATACAAAGTGCATCTGCTCGGCAGCGGGCCGATATTACGCGAAGCGCTACAGGCCCAAGAGCTCTTGGCGGAGCAATTCGACGTCAGCGCCGATGTTTGGAGCGCCACGAGTTATAAGCTCCTGCGCGGCGAGGCGCTCAACGCTAAGCGCTGGAACATGCTCCATCCGACGGCGCCACCAAAGATATCCTATCTTGAAGCGACGCTGCAGAAACAAGAGGGTGTCTTCGTCGCGGTCTCCGATTATATGAAAGCGGTGCCCGATCAGATCGCGCCGTGGGTGCCCGGCGGCTTGATGACTCTCGGCACCGACGGCTTCGGACGCAGCGATACGCGGGCCAACTTGCGCCGCTTCTTTGAAGTGGACGCGCCGCTAACAACCATCGCGGCGCTCTATGCGCTCTACCAAAAAGAAGCCTTTCCTGCCCACGTCGTCGACGAAGCGATTCGCAAGCTCGGCGTCGACCCGGAAAAGCCCTTTCCATTTTACGTGTAA
- a CDS encoding M20/M25/M40 family metallo-hydrolase, whose protein sequence is MRLGSTFYPRHRSKKFFRGRLLINQARLKNLLIELIKIDSLSRKERDVAMRLKRDMEELGATVTIDDAGEKVGGNVGNLIAHFPGNNPHARPLLLSAHMDTVVPGEGVKPILDGDILRSDGTTVLGGDDKSGVAIICEVLRVMIENKLPCGAIDVVFTICEELGLNGAKHLDVSRLRARTGLVLDSDSVGFLFTKAPAANRMEFRVYGLEAHAGVCPEKGINAIKVAAEGIAQMKLGRIDHETTANLGVVEGGLAVNIVPNTVVLKGEARSHSSEKLQAQTDHMRHCLEAAAARHSLALDGKNHQARVEAKVERDYDRMDVPDGAPIVQLVKAAAKNLNVNIETTATGGGCDANVLNQRGLEVANLATGMRAIHTVNEWLDLKDLYLSAQMVLETVKLNATSQTSR, encoded by the coding sequence ATTCGCCTTGGCAGTACCTTTTATCCCAGGCATAGATCGAAGAAATTTTTTCGAGGGCGCCTTTTGATTAACCAAGCGAGACTCAAGAATCTGTTGATCGAGTTGATCAAAATCGACAGCCTGTCGCGCAAGGAGCGCGATGTCGCGATGCGCCTCAAGCGCGACATGGAAGAGCTCGGCGCCACGGTCACCATCGATGACGCCGGCGAAAAAGTTGGCGGCAACGTCGGTAACTTGATCGCGCATTTCCCCGGCAACAATCCCCACGCGCGTCCCCTGCTGCTGTCGGCCCACATGGACACCGTCGTACCAGGCGAAGGCGTCAAGCCGATCCTGGACGGCGATATTCTGCGCAGCGACGGCACCACCGTGCTCGGCGGCGACGACAAGAGCGGCGTGGCGATCATCTGCGAAGTGCTGCGGGTGATGATTGAAAACAAACTCCCCTGCGGCGCCATCGACGTGGTGTTTACCATCTGCGAAGAGCTGGGTCTGAACGGCGCCAAGCACTTGGACGTCAGCCGGCTGCGCGCGCGCACCGGCCTGGTTTTGGACAGCGACTCGGTGGGCTTTCTATTTACGAAAGCGCCGGCGGCCAACCGCATGGAGTTTCGCGTCTATGGCCTTGAAGCCCACGCCGGCGTCTGCCCCGAAAAAGGTATCAACGCCATCAAAGTTGCCGCCGAAGGCATCGCGCAAATGAAGCTTGGGCGCATCGATCACGAGACCACCGCCAACCTCGGCGTGGTCGAAGGCGGCCTGGCGGTCAACATCGTGCCCAACACCGTGGTGCTGAAAGGCGAAGCGCGCAGCCACAGCAGCGAGAAGCTGCAGGCGCAGACGGATCATATGCGCCATTGTCTCGAAGCCGCCGCGGCGCGCCACAGCTTGGCGCTAGACGGCAAAAACCATCAGGCGCGCGTCGAGGCGAAAGTCGAGCGCGACTACGATCGCATGGACGTGCCGGACGGCGCGCCGATCGTTCAGCTGGTCAAAGCCGCGGCGAAAAATTTGAACGTCAACATTGAAACCACCGCCACCGGCGGCGGCTGCGACGCCAACGTGCTCAACCAGAGGGGCCTCGAAGTGGCGAATCTGGCCACCGGCATGCGGGCGATCCACACCGTCAACGAATGGCTCGATTTGAAAGACCTTTACTTGTCGGCACAGATGGTTTTGGAAACCGTCAAGCTCAACGCGACGTCGCAAACTTCGCGCTGA
- a CDS encoding long-chain fatty acid--CoA ligase, translated as MSPQWWTSVKSSIQRLLQRIKGRVQRGGTAGECYPWEVSYPKGISWRLEIAPAPLQTLLLESIRAYPDHRAVSFLGKRFTYKKIGELAARAAKGFQILGVQQGVNVGLCLPNSPYYVVCYYGVLQAGGTPLKTLEANLEANQRPSKAKRCSIWPTWKKSEKLRKSSKVLDF; from the coding sequence ATGAGTCCTCAATGGTGGACTTCAGTCAAAAGTTCGATTCAACGACTGTTGCAAAGAATAAAGGGTAGGGTCCAACGCGGTGGGACGGCGGGTGAATGCTATCCGTGGGAAGTCTCGTACCCAAAGGGGATTAGTTGGCGCCTCGAAATTGCCCCGGCGCCCCTGCAAACCTTGCTCCTTGAGTCAATCCGGGCTTACCCCGACCACCGGGCCGTGAGCTTTCTCGGCAAAAGGTTTACCTACAAAAAAATCGGCGAACTGGCAGCGCGAGCGGCCAAAGGATTTCAAATTTTAGGTGTCCAGCAAGGCGTGAACGTCGGTCTCTGCTTGCCCAATTCACCGTACTACGTTGTTTGCTACTACGGTGTCCTCCAAGCAGGCGGCACGCCGTTAAAAACCCTGGAGGCCAATCTGGAGGCCAATCAAAGGCCGTCAAAGGCCAAAAGATGCTCGATCTGGCCAACTTGGAAAAAATCCGAGAAGCTGCGAAAGTCCTCGAAAGTCTTGGATTTTTAA
- a CDS encoding GNAT family N-acetyltransferase, which yields MDKDIHVRNLEKRDIPAIVDMEERQTGVARPHYWEKRIEMSEAIRPHWPSLVAEIDNRVVGFILGRTGELEFGLPGTVAWIEMIGVDPVFRCRGVAQELVQKFTESAEDHGIRTIFTLITSNQSAMQHFFDRLGFVHGKMLHYQKEIASD from the coding sequence ATGGACAAAGACATCCATGTTAGAAATTTAGAAAAACGCGACATACCGGCCATCGTCGACATGGAAGAGCGCCAAACCGGCGTGGCGCGGCCGCACTACTGGGAGAAACGCATCGAGATGTCCGAAGCGATTCGTCCGCACTGGCCTTCGCTAGTGGCCGAGATCGACAATCGCGTCGTTGGCTTTATCTTAGGCCGGACGGGCGAGCTCGAATTCGGCCTGCCCGGCACGGTCGCGTGGATCGAAATGATCGGCGTCGATCCGGTCTTTCGCTGCCGTGGCGTCGCCCAAGAACTGGTCCAAAAATTCACAGAATCCGCGGAAGACCACGGCATTCGCACGATTTTTACTCTGATCACAAGCAACCAGAGCGCGATGCAGCATTTCTTCGACCGTCTGGGCTTCGTTCACGGCAAGATGCTACACTACCAAAAAGAGATTGCCTCGGACTAG
- the lpdA gene encoding dihydrolipoyl dehydrogenase, translating into MEPITTEIVVLGAGPGGYTAAFYAADRGKKVVLVEQSARLGGVCLNVGCIPSKALLHATEIIREMKDSAARGIELGTPQINLDRLRSWKDSILEKLGQGIKTLGEKRNVQLIQGRGHFEDSQTLRVETKEGQQFIKYDKAIIAVGSKPAMPSAFDLGNRRVMTSSEALDVPEVPENLLVIGGGYIGMELGTVYATLGSSVVVLEALPSILTGVDADLARPVMRYAQKNFKEVRVNTKVTKMATVGKQIKVTMQIDKESRDELYDRVLVSVGRVPNYVDIGLDNTRITKDDKGFIKTNAQQQTEDPNIYAIGDINGGTLLAHRASREGRIAVDAILGEPSAFENIVVPAVVYTDPEIAWCGLTESEAKQKNIEIKVAKFLWGASGRALTLDRPDGLTKLIIEPESERMLGVGIVGHGAGELISEGVLAVEMGATARDLAESVHPHPTLSETLMEAAESFYGTATHTLSARRSSPDAK; encoded by the coding sequence ATGGAACCGATCACCACTGAAATCGTTGTGCTGGGCGCCGGCCCAGGCGGCTACACCGCCGCTTTTTACGCCGCCGATCGCGGTAAGAAAGTTGTTCTGGTTGAACAGAGTGCGCGGCTGGGCGGCGTCTGCTTGAACGTTGGCTGCATTCCATCAAAGGCGCTGCTGCATGCCACCGAGATCATCCGCGAAATGAAGGACTCAGCCGCCCGCGGCATCGAGCTCGGCACACCGCAAATCAATCTAGATCGGCTGCGCAGTTGGAAGGACTCGATTCTGGAGAAGCTCGGCCAGGGCATCAAGACCCTGGGCGAGAAGCGCAATGTCCAGCTGATCCAAGGCCGCGGCCATTTTGAAGATTCACAAACCTTGCGAGTGGAGACCAAGGAAGGCCAGCAATTTATCAAGTACGACAAGGCGATCATCGCCGTCGGTTCCAAGCCGGCCATGCCGTCGGCGTTCGATCTTGGCAACCGCCGTGTCATGACCTCCAGCGAAGCGCTGGACGTCCCCGAGGTCCCGGAAAATCTTTTGGTCATTGGCGGCGGCTATATCGGCATGGAGCTCGGCACGGTCTACGCGACGCTGGGCAGCAGCGTGGTCGTGCTCGAAGCCCTGCCGTCGATCTTGACCGGCGTCGACGCCGATCTGGCGCGCCCGGTGATGCGCTACGCGCAGAAGAATTTCAAAGAGGTGCGCGTCAACACCAAAGTCACCAAGATGGCCACGGTTGGCAAGCAGATTAAAGTCACGATGCAAATCGACAAAGAGAGTCGCGACGAGCTTTACGATCGCGTCTTAGTCAGCGTCGGGCGCGTGCCGAACTACGTCGACATTGGCCTGGACAACACCCGGATAACCAAAGACGACAAGGGTTTCATCAAAACCAACGCCCAGCAGCAAACCGAAGATCCCAACATCTACGCCATTGGCGACATCAACGGCGGCACGCTGCTCGCCCACCGCGCGAGCCGCGAGGGACGCATCGCGGTGGATGCGATTCTCGGCGAGCCGAGTGCCTTCGAAAACATCGTGGTGCCGGCGGTTGTTTACACCGACCCCGAGATCGCCTGGTGCGGCCTCACCGAAAGCGAAGCCAAACAAAAAAATATCGAAATCAAAGTGGCCAAGTTTCTCTGGGGCGCCTCGGGCCGCGCGCTCACGTTGGACCGGCCCGACGGTTTGACCAAGCTGATCATCGAACCGGAAAGCGAGCGCATGTTAGGTGTCGGCATCGTCGGCCACGGCGCCGGCGAATTGATCAGCGAAGGGGTGCTGGCCGTCGAGATGGGCGCCACCGCCCGCGACCTCGCCGAGTCGGTGCATCCGCACCCCACCCTGTCCGAGACCTTGATGGAAGCGGCCGAATCTTTTTACGGCACCGCCACCCACACACTGTCAGCGCGCCGGAGTAGCCCGGATGCGAAGTAG
- a CDS encoding 2-oxo acid dehydrogenase subunit E2 produces the protein MDVKLPQLAENVEGGVIVNILVKEGQEVKKDQPILELETQKAVGSIPAPASGVVSKIYVKEGMEVSVGQLLISIGNDGAAAAAPTQSATAPAQAPALSPMPAPAPPERRDHAPAAFDSYRHESKSGAAPPAAPSLRKLSRDLGIDLTRVRGSESGGRIVLEDIRAYIERLQQLAFQGGAPLQAPMAAPAAPVARPSEAPDFSKWGPVRREKMTALRRTVSQRMAESWTAIPKIDQFDDVDITDLLALRKKHAPAYEKKDARLTITTFLIKAIAAALKKHPKANASIDEAAQEIVLKDYCHIGVAVDTEAGLIVPVLRNVDQKNLLDISLELAQLSDKARQRKISLEELQGGTFTISNQGSIGGSHFTPIIYAPQVAILGVGQGSQKPVVVDGKIAIRTLLPLCLSYDHRVLDGADAVRFLKDILANLLSFSDADVKLK, from the coding sequence ATGGATGTTAAGCTTCCGCAGCTCGCAGAAAACGTCGAAGGCGGCGTGATCGTCAACATCCTGGTCAAAGAAGGCCAGGAAGTAAAGAAAGACCAGCCGATCTTGGAGCTCGAAACCCAAAAAGCGGTGGGCTCCATTCCCGCGCCCGCCAGCGGCGTTGTCAGCAAAATCTACGTCAAGGAAGGCATGGAGGTGAGCGTCGGCCAGTTGCTGATCTCCATTGGCAATGACGGCGCCGCAGCGGCTGCGCCGACACAGAGCGCCACGGCGCCGGCCCAAGCCCCGGCCTTAAGTCCGATGCCTGCGCCAGCGCCCCCGGAGCGCCGCGATCACGCGCCCGCCGCGTTCGACTCCTATCGCCACGAGTCCAAGAGCGGTGCGGCGCCGCCGGCGGCGCCGTCGCTGCGCAAACTCAGCCGCGACCTCGGCATCGATTTGACCCGTGTGCGCGGCAGCGAATCCGGCGGCCGCATCGTCCTGGAAGACATCCGCGCCTACATCGAGCGGCTGCAACAGCTCGCCTTTCAAGGCGGCGCCCCGTTGCAAGCGCCCATGGCGGCGCCGGCGGCGCCGGTGGCGCGCCCCAGCGAAGCGCCCGATTTCAGTAAGTGGGGACCGGTCCGGCGTGAGAAGATGACGGCGCTGCGGCGCACGGTCAGTCAACGCATGGCCGAGTCGTGGACGGCCATCCCTAAGATCGATCAGTTCGACGATGTCGACATCACCGATCTCTTGGCGCTGCGCAAAAAGCACGCTCCAGCCTACGAGAAAAAGGATGCGCGGCTAACGATTACTACATTTCTGATAAAGGCCATCGCGGCGGCGCTCAAAAAACATCCGAAAGCCAACGCCAGCATCGACGAAGCCGCCCAAGAAATCGTCTTGAAGGACTACTGCCACATTGGCGTGGCGGTGGATACCGAGGCCGGCCTGATCGTGCCGGTGCTGCGCAACGTCGATCAGAAAAATCTTTTGGATATATCTCTAGAGTTGGCGCAGTTGAGCGACAAGGCGCGCCAGCGCAAGATCTCCCTGGAAGAGCTCCAGGGCGGAACCTTTACCATCTCGAATCAGGGCAGCATCGGCGGCAGCCACTTCACGCCGATCATTTACGCGCCCCAGGTGGCGATACTGGGAGTTGGCCAAGGATCGCAGAAACCGGTCGTCGTCGATGGAAAAATCGCCATTCGCACCTTGCTGCCGCTGTGCCTTTCCTACGACCACCGCGTGCTCGACGGCGCCGATGCGGTGCGCTTTTTGAAAGACATTCTCGCCAACCTGCTGTCGTTCTCCGATGCCGACGTGAAACTCAAGTAA